Proteins encoded together in one Larus michahellis chromosome 4, bLarMic1.1, whole genome shotgun sequence window:
- the L3HYPDH gene encoding trans-3-hydroxy-L-proline dehydratase, whose amino-acid sequence MAMAAGGGGRRLPPHSPSGLVLQTVEMHTGGEPLRIIPRLEAAEEAVAGGLSLLSLRREMAATQDHVRRALMHEPRGHAGMYGVVVVAGGVATTSAHLAAVFLHCAGYSTMCGHAVLALGRFALDYGLVAVPTSPETAVRLHCPCGPVTAFVPWDGCRSGNPVRFHSVPAFAAAIDLAIDVPGHGKVVVDIGYGGTFYAFLSAKQLGLDVCSSKTRDLVSAASAVTEAVKKQFKLHHPESEDLAFLYGTILTDGKDAFSEEPTTNICVFADEQVDRSPTGSGVMARIALQYHKGLIQLNQTRTFRSSTTGSLFTGKAVKEARFGDYNAVIVEVSGEAFYTGTATFTVEEEDPLKYGFFFK is encoded by the exons ATGGCGATggcggcaggcggcggcgggcggcggctgcCGCCGCACTCGCCCTCGGGCTTGGTGCTGCAGACGGTGGAGATGCATACGGGTGGCGAGCCGCTCCGCATCATCCCGCGACTGGAGGCAGCGGAGGAGGCGGTGGCAGGGGGGCTGTCGCTGCTGTCTCTGCGGCGAGAGATGGCAGCCACGCAGGACCACGTGCGGCGAGCACTGATGCATGAGCCGCGGGGCCACGCCGGCATGtacggggtggtggtggtggccggcGGGGTGGCCACCACCAGTGCCCACTTGGCGGCTGTCTTCCTGCACTGCGCCGGCTACAGCACCATGTGTGGCCACGCTGTCCTGGCGCTCGGCCGCTTCGCCCTCGACTACGGGCTGGTGGCAGTGCCCACCTCCCCTGAGACCGCCGTCCGCCTGCACTGCCCCTGTGGGCCCGTCACTGCCTTTGTCCCCTGGGATGGCTGCCGCAGCGGCAACCCCGTCCGCTTCCACAGCGTGCCCGCCTTCGCTGCTGCCATTG ACTTAGCTATCGACGTTCCTGGTCACGGGAAGGTGGTGGTCGACATCGGCTACGGTGGCACTTTCTACGCCTTCCTCAGCGCCAAGCAGCTGGGCCTCGATGTCTGCTCTTCAAAGACCAGAGACCTCGTCAGTGCGGCAAGTGCGGTGACGGAAGCGGTGAAGAAACAG TTCAAGCTTCATCACCCTGAAAGTGAAGACCTGGCTTTCCTCTATGGCACCATACTGACAGATGGGAAAGATGCCTTTAGTGAGGAGCCCACCACCAACATCTGCGTGTTTGCAGATGAACAG GTTGACCGAAGTCCGACAGGTTCGGGTGTGATGGCTCGCATTGCCTTGCAGTACCATAAGGGACTCATCCAGCTGAATCAGACCAGAACCTTTCGGAGCAGCACCACAGGCTCCTTGTTCACTGGGAAGGCGGTGAAG GAAGCCAGGTTTGGGGACTACAATGCCGTCATCGTGGAAGTCTCGGGAGAAGCCTTTTACACTGGTACAGCCACCTTCACTGTCGAAGAGGAGGACCCACTGAAATACGGCTTCTTCTTCAAGTGA
- the JKAMP gene encoding JNK1/MAPK8-associated membrane protein, whose translation MFRSGVDIQTACLGLYCGRTVLSVNGSVETYGDCGVCPRGQRTDDNKICRECMGSPDRYDWLYLGFMAMLPLVLHWFFIEWYSGKKSSSALLQHVTALFECSIAAIVTLVVSDPVGSLHIRSCKVKKLSDWYTMLYNPSPDYITTVHCTHEAVYPLYTIVFIYYAFCLVLMMLLRPLLVKKIACGLGKSDRFKSIYAALYFFPILTVLQAVGGGLLYYAFPYIILVLSLVTLAVYMSASEVESFKDLLVRKKRLVVLFSHWLLHAYGIISISKLDKLEQDLPLLALVPAPALFYLLTAKYTEPSRILSEGGNGH comes from the exons ATGTTCCGTTCTG GTGTGGACATCCAGACCGCCTGCCTCGGGCTGTACTGCGGCAGGACCGTCCTGTCGGTCAACGGCTCCGTGGAGACCTACGGGGACTGTGGG GTATGCCCTAGAGGTCAAAGAACCGATGACAACAAAATCTGCCGGGAATGTATGGGATCTCCAGACCGCTATGACTGGCTGTACCTTGGCTTCATGGCCATGCTTCCCCTGGTTTTACACTGGTTCTTTATTGAATGGTATTCAGGAAAAAAGAG TTCCAGCGCATTATTGCAGCATGTCACCGCCTTGTTCGAATGCAGCATTGCAGCAATTGTTACACTGGTCGTCAGCGACCCTGTCGGCTCTCTGCACATCCGCTCCTGCAAGGTGAAGAAGCTTTCGGACTGGTACACAATGCTTTACAACCCAAGTCCTGACTACATCACCACAGTGCACTGCACTCATGAAGCAGTCTATCCCCT gtacACCATTGTGTTTATATATTATGCCTTCTGTCTTGTGTTAATGATGCTACTTCGGCCTCTTCTGGTTAAGAAAATTGCCTGTGGTTTAGGAAAGTCTGATCGatttaaaagcatttatgcaGCACTGTACTTCTTCCCTATCCTCACTGTGCTTCAGGCCGTTGGAGGAGGCCTGCTCT ATTATGCCTTTCCATACATCATACTGGTGCTGTCCTTGGTTACGCTGGCTGTGTACATGTCTGCTTCTGAAGTGGAG TCTTTCAAGGATCTTCTTGTCAGGAAGAAAAGGCTCGTTGTCCTCTTCAGCCACTGGTTACTTCATGCCTATGGAATCATCTCCATTTCCAAACTGGATAAGCTTGAGCAGGACCTGCCGCTGCTTGCCTTGGTACCCGCACCTGCCCTCTTCTACTTACTGACAGCAAAGTACACTGAGCCATCGCGCATACTCTCAGAAGGTGGAAACGGACATTAA